The window AAGTGCTCCGCGGCTTTGGCCAGGTTGCCCGTGAAGAAGTGGATCCTACCCACCAGGGGGTGGATGTACGGCTTGTCGCGGGCGGTGGCGCGCGCCAGCGCCCGCTCGTACTCGCCGAGCGCCTGCGGAAAGCGCCCCTCGCTGTACGCCACCCGGGCGCGCATCACGGGGTTGCTGCTGCGGAGCCAGGTCTCCACCAGGTGCGCCGCCAGCGCCGTGTTGGCGTCACCCGTCTCCCTGCGCATGTCCTCCGTCACCGCGCGCGTCATGTACACCCGCATCATCTGGCGCTCGAACGTCTCCACCAGGAACGGGTTCAGCGAGAGCGCCCGGAGCTGGAGCGAGTCGATCGCCTGGATCTCGGCCGAGCGGATGGTGCCCCGGTTGTTCTCCATGTAGCGAACGAGGCGGTCGGGCTCGGATATCAGCAGCGCCACCCGGCGGCCGTACAGCGGCTCCGCCCAGCCCGGCTGCAGCCGCGCCGCCCAGTAGAAGGCGGCAGCCGCCTCCGCCGGGCGGTCGCCGATGCGGTTGACGCCGTGGAGGTAGTACGTGTTGGCGTTGTTGGTGTCCGCCTGCGCCCAAAGAACGGGGCGGCGCGGGATGTCGCGGACGCGCGTGGACTGCGCGGGGGCCTGCGTGACGCAGACGAGCGCCGCGGCCGCGGCAAGAGCGATCTTGTGCACTGGGATGGCTCGGCAGGTGAGGTGAGGGGGCGTGGCGGGACCAAATCGCAGGCGACCATTATAAGGCCATTCC is drawn from Longimicrobium sp. and contains these coding sequences:
- a CDS encoding tetratricopeptide repeat protein, with the protein product MHKIALAAAAALVCVTQAPAQSTRVRDIPRRPVLWAQADTNNANTYYLHGVNRIGDRPAEAAAAFYWAARLQPGWAEPLYGRRVALLISEPDRLVRYMENNRGTIRSAEIQAIDSLQLRALSLNPFLVETFERQMMRVYMTRAVTEDMRRETGDANTALAAHLVETWLRSSNPVMRARVAYSEGRFPQALGEYERALARATARDKPYIHPLVGRIHFFTGNLAKAAEHFTAAAEGMRKEDARDLVLVYQSKALMEHSLGAVYEKMGNAAGAQEAYGRALQEDLSFAPAHRALSALAMARGDTATAVSELALAVELSPDDAAARVQYGLLLVRIRKAQEAVAEFTRAAELEPYYAAPHLMLARLYDSSGMPQEALDNYRAYVARAARDDAGYANAQERIATLDAQIKATP